In a single window of the Amycolatopsis sp. cg5 genome:
- a CDS encoding transposase, producing MLESMSVVPKPYPREFRDDVVAVARQRQVPLKQVANDFGISETCLANWMRAADVEDGKRPGMTQDESVELRELRKRNRLLEQENEVLRKAAAYLAQGNLPRK from the coding sequence TTGCTTGAAAGCATGTCAGTCGTGCCTAAGCCTTATCCGCGTGAGTTTCGTGATGATGTCGTGGCGGTCGCCCGGCAGCGTCAGGTGCCGTTGAAGCAGGTCGCGAATGACTTCGGGATCTCCGAGACATGTCTGGCGAACTGGATGCGCGCCGCTGATGTCGAGGACGGCAAACGACCCGGTATGACGCAGGATGAGTCGGTTGAGCTGCGGGAACTGCGCAAACGCAACCGGCTGCTGGAGCAGGAGAACGAGGTTCTGCGCAAAGCGGCCGCGTATCTCGCGCAGGGCAACCTGCCGAGAAAATAG
- a CDS encoding IS256 family transposase: MAETFSPETIDALLKDAKAAGTPIDGVNGLLNQMTKAVLERALQAEMTDHLGYDVSDPSGRGSGNSRNGKSTKTVSTMNGPVDIEVPRDRNGSFEPAIVPKRSRRIGNIDDMILSLYSRGMTTRDIEAHLLEVYGVNASRELISNVTDVVVDEIKAWQSRPLDEVYPILYVDGIRIRVKDNGVVTTKVAYLAIGVDVDGRKHALGCWIQDTEAAKFWQKVVTDLRNRGVKDILIACCDGLTGLPDAIKVIFPDTGVQTCVVHVIRNASKFVSYNDRKKIATSMREIYCAPTVEGAELALAEFDKKWGQQYPGAIDVWHNAWNDLIPFLDYPPELRKIVYTTNAIESINFQLRKITKNRGHFPDKDAAMKLLYLGLRNISSQRGGTSGTGTHGWKVALNTLARLFPGRLPF, encoded by the coding sequence CTGGCGGAGACGTTCTCGCCGGAGACGATCGACGCGCTGCTGAAGGACGCCAAAGCGGCCGGAACGCCGATCGACGGCGTCAACGGCTTGCTGAATCAAATGACCAAAGCGGTCCTCGAGCGGGCGCTGCAGGCCGAGATGACCGACCATTTAGGCTATGACGTAAGCGACCCCTCCGGTCGCGGTTCCGGCAATTCCCGAAATGGGAAGTCGACCAAGACGGTGTCGACGATGAACGGTCCGGTCGATATCGAGGTTCCGCGTGACCGGAACGGGTCTTTTGAACCCGCGATCGTGCCGAAGCGATCTCGTCGGATCGGCAACATCGACGACATGATCCTGTCACTGTACTCCCGGGGCATGACCACCCGCGACATCGAAGCGCATTTGCTGGAAGTTTATGGCGTGAATGCCTCCCGGGAATTGATATCGAACGTGACCGATGTCGTGGTCGACGAGATCAAAGCGTGGCAATCACGTCCGCTCGACGAGGTGTATCCGATCCTGTATGTGGATGGAATCCGGATCCGCGTCAAAGACAACGGCGTGGTGACCACCAAAGTCGCCTACCTGGCCATCGGTGTCGACGTGGACGGCCGCAAGCACGCTCTCGGCTGCTGGATCCAGGACACCGAGGCCGCGAAGTTCTGGCAGAAGGTCGTCACCGACCTGCGCAACCGTGGCGTCAAAGACATCCTCATCGCCTGCTGCGACGGCCTGACCGGTCTTCCCGACGCGATCAAAGTGATCTTTCCTGACACGGGCGTGCAGACCTGCGTGGTCCACGTCATCCGCAACGCCTCGAAATTCGTGTCCTACAACGACCGCAAAAAGATCGCCACATCGATGCGCGAGATCTACTGCGCCCCCACCGTCGAAGGCGCCGAACTCGCCCTGGCCGAATTCGACAAGAAATGGGGGCAACAATATCCAGGAGCCATCGACGTGTGGCATAACGCCTGGAATGACCTCATCCCGTTCCTTGACTACCCGCCGGAACTCCGCAAAATCGTCTACACCACCAATGCTATCGAATCCATCAACTTCCAACTCCGCAAAATCACCAAGAACCGCGGACACTTCCCCGACAAAGACGCAGCCATGAAACTTCTCTACCTCGGACTCCGCAACATCTCCAGTCAACGCGGCGGAACATCCGGAACGGGAACACACGGCTGGAAAGTTGCACTCAACACGCTAGCCCGCCTCTTCCCAGGAAGGCTGCCTTTCTGA
- a CDS encoding fatty acyl-AMP ligase, translating to MSERSLVESFADLYERDPFRELFVFVGEDGNDAEKVNTRELAGRAEQVRELLERERIGPGDRVVLVHLPSLDFIAAFLGSLAVGAIPVPVSPPNPFRLEHDLRLLSAIVDNSGARAMLTHRPYLEMVKVGNDARWPAVPWLCPDETVGESACAPELWHVPAELDDPAFLQYTSGTTGAPKGVVVTHRNLHHELEALRLDLGLNPDSVGVCWVPHFHDLGLISFILSVLLGNVHTYLISPLSFLKRPAIWFDVVSRTRGTHVSAPNFAYDLMVRKTTPEQRAGWDLSSLRVLGSGGEIARPDTMERFFAEYQGTGVREDAFRPGYGLAEHTLIVSMGTSGRLALDRAELERGRVVPVDGEPDSRAAVFYGSGWVTKPSAEVRIVDPDTLMPCARDRVGEIWIDSLTKARGYWGLESQSEATFEARTADGGPGRYLRTGDIGFLRHGELFVTGRLKDLIILYGHNYAPEDIESSVRASHRSVRKGGVAAFSIPPADDGSTVERLIVFAECAVADPADELVQEIGRAVRRQVHADHGLVCDDVVVATDLVLKTSSGKLRRGACRERYLREKVAGVSNV from the coding sequence GTGTCCGAACGTTCCCTTGTCGAGTCGTTCGCCGACCTGTACGAACGGGACCCGTTCCGTGAGTTGTTCGTGTTCGTCGGTGAGGACGGAAACGACGCCGAGAAGGTGAACACCCGAGAGCTCGCGGGGAGGGCGGAGCAGGTCCGCGAGCTGCTCGAGCGTGAGCGGATCGGGCCTGGTGACCGCGTTGTGCTGGTGCACCTGCCCTCGCTCGACTTCATCGCCGCGTTCCTGGGCTCGCTGGCGGTGGGCGCGATCCCGGTGCCGGTCTCACCGCCGAACCCGTTCCGGCTCGAGCACGATCTCAGGCTGCTGTCGGCGATCGTGGACAACAGTGGCGCGCGGGCGATGCTGACCCATAGGCCTTACCTCGAAATGGTCAAGGTGGGAAACGACGCTCGATGGCCCGCGGTCCCGTGGCTCTGTCCTGATGAGACAGTGGGGGAATCCGCGTGCGCGCCGGAGCTCTGGCACGTTCCCGCCGAACTGGATGATCCCGCGTTCCTGCAGTACACCTCGGGCACTACCGGGGCGCCCAAGGGTGTGGTGGTCACCCACCGCAACCTGCACCACGAGCTGGAGGCGTTGCGCCTGGACCTGGGGCTGAACCCCGATTCCGTCGGGGTGTGCTGGGTTCCGCACTTCCACGACCTGGGGCTGATCAGTTTCATTCTGAGCGTGCTGCTCGGCAACGTCCACACCTACCTGATCTCGCCCTTGAGCTTCCTGAAAAGGCCCGCGATCTGGTTCGACGTCGTGTCGAGGACGCGGGGGACGCATGTGTCCGCGCCGAACTTCGCCTACGACCTGATGGTGCGCAAGACGACGCCGGAGCAGCGGGCGGGCTGGGACCTGAGTTCGCTTCGCGTGCTCGGGTCGGGTGGGGAGATCGCGCGACCGGACACCATGGAGAGGTTCTTCGCGGAGTATCAGGGCACCGGTGTTCGTGAAGACGCTTTTCGGCCTGGGTACGGACTGGCCGAGCACACGCTCATCGTCAGTATGGGGACCAGCGGGAGGCTGGCGCTCGATCGCGCCGAGCTCGAACGCGGACGGGTGGTCCCCGTCGATGGGGAACCGGATTCGCGGGCGGCGGTGTTCTACGGCAGTGGATGGGTCACCAAGCCGTCGGCCGAGGTGCGGATCGTCGATCCCGACACACTCATGCCCTGCGCTCGCGATCGGGTCGGCGAGATCTGGATCGACTCGCTGACCAAGGCACGGGGGTACTGGGGCCTCGAGTCGCAGAGCGAGGCCACGTTCGAGGCCCGCACCGCCGACGGCGGCCCAGGCCGGTACCTCAGGACAGGCGACATCGGTTTCCTGCGCCACGGCGAGCTTTTCGTGACGGGCAGGCTGAAGGATCTCATCATCCTGTATGGGCACAACTACGCGCCCGAGGACATCGAGAGCAGTGTGCGCGCGAGCCACCGAAGCGTCCGCAAGGGCGGTGTGGCGGCGTTCTCGATTCCGCCGGCGGACGATGGGTCCACAGTGGAGCGCCTGATCGTGTTCGCCGAGTGCGCCGTCGCCGACCCCGCCGACGAGCTGGTCCAGGAGATCGGCAGGGCGGTCCGGCGGCAGGTGCACGCGGACCATGGGCTGGTGTGCGATGACGTGGTGGTGGCGACCGACCTGGTGCTCAAGACCAGCAGTGGCAAGCTCCGCCGCGGCGCCTGCCGGGAACGCTACCTACGCGAGAAAGTGGCCGGTGTGAGCAATGTCTGA